Proteins from one Argopecten irradians isolate NY chromosome 15, Ai_NY, whole genome shotgun sequence genomic window:
- the LOC138308890 gene encoding large ribosomal subunit protein mL53-like, with amino-acid sequence MASQVRAITGILKNFQIRPVKKMVFKFDPYSTDVRAIREVLFALHQDQILSTNVNCVPKVEIMSDQSEPQLKVDFSDGQNVLFKTKNLTTLDILLKLNRLCTEKDPKRIETNVIDTKSSRKKVAKK; translated from the exons ATGGCGTCGCAGGTTAGAGCGATCACCGGCATCTTAAAGAACTTCCAAATCCGCCCTGTTAAGAAAATGGTCTTCAAATTCGATCCATATTCAACAGATGTGAGAGCAATAAG AGAAGTGTTGTTTGCTCTGCATCAGGACCAGATTTTGTCCACCAACGTTAACTGTGTACCTAAGGTGGAGATCATGTCGGACCAGTCGGAACCCCAGCTGAAGGTTGACTTCA gTGATGgccaaaatgtattatttaaaactaaaaacttaacaacgttggacattttacTGAAATTAAACCGCTTGTGTACAGAAAAGGACCCCAAACGGATAGAAACAAACGTTATAGACACAAAGTCCTCACGTAAAAAAGTCGCCAAAAAGTGA
- the LOC138308754 gene encoding uncharacterized protein, with the protein MSAASHLHEALNREHIDICGISEHWLYEENRHLFYSIHKDYEAVVISDFSLHTLADQRCRKGGVAIMWHRKLSDMISVVDSDDDRIAIVKLVTGTDIWYFIQVYLPTSRYGADIFTDYISKLDDICTNFSLNGSVILMGDFNARLSGPRVPNYVNHRGQLLQRLMDRHQLCALSTSDVCRGPLFSYVQSDNGSSSLIDHIIINSSKVDLVCDCAVLEHGFLDVSNHRPLLCELRIPLPERMDHHCSKMMRFSYKWITTGTSENVSAYRESLEEAIEQSTLANTRELTCEDDIDKFTDELVTCIQSTSERSLVKRKFCKFLKPYWNEHLKDLHRNMWRLRKEWIAAGRPRDPSSATFRLYKKCKVFI; encoded by the coding sequence ATGTCGGCTGCATCTCATCTACACGAGGCTTTGAACAGAGAGCACATCGATATCTGTGGAATATCTGAGCACTGGCTCTATGAGGAGAACAGGCATCTGTTCTATAGCATTCACAAAGATTACGAGGCAGTCGTCATTTCAGACTTTTCTCTCCATACGCTTGCGGATCAACGCTGTCGTAAAGGTGGTGTTGCTATAATGTGGCACAGAAAACTCAGTGATATGATATCCGTTGTTGATTCAGACGATGACAGGATCGCCATTGTTAAACTTGTTACAGGGActgatatttggtattttatccAAGTTTACCTTCCTACATCTCGGTACGGTGCAGATATCTTCACGGATTACATTTCGAAACTcgatgatatatgtacaaacttTTCTCTTAATGGATCCGTAATCCTTATGGGAGATTTTAATGCTCGGTTGAGTGGCCCACGCGTACCTAATTATGTAAATCATCGTGGCCAGTTGCTCCAGAGACTCATGGACCGGCATCAGCTTTGCGCTTTGTCAACCTCTGATGTATGTAGAGGCCCATTATTCTCGTATGTCCAGTCGGATAATGGATCGTCGTCCCTTATAGATCATATCATCATCAACTCGTCTAAGGTTGATCTTGTTTGTGATTGCGCTGTACTAGAACACGGATTCCTCGATGTCTCAAACCACAGACCTTTGTTATGTGAGCTACGCATTCCTCTTCCGGAACGTATGGATCATCATTGTAGTAAGATGATGCGATTTTCTTACAAGTGGATTACTACTGGAACTTCTGAGAACGTATCCGCTTATCGGGAAAGCTTAGAAGAAGCCATCGAGCAATCAACATTAGCAAACACGCGAGAACTTACGTGTGAGGATGACATTGATAAGTTTACTGACGAACTCGTTACCTGTATACAGAGTACGTCTGAAAGATCTCTGGTGAAACGGAAATTCTGCAAGTTCCTAAAACCGTATTGGAACGAGCACCTTAAGGACCTCCATCGGAATATGTGGCGTCTGCGTAAGGAATGGATAGCTGCAGGACGACCCCGCGATCCTTCCTCTGCTACATTTAGACTCTACAAAAAATGCAAAGtgtttatttag